One stretch of Rhinolophus ferrumequinum isolate MPI-CBG mRhiFer1 chromosome 3, mRhiFer1_v1.p, whole genome shotgun sequence DNA includes these proteins:
- the ABCF1 gene encoding ATP-binding cassette sub-family F member 1 isoform X2: MPKGPKQQPPEPEWIGDGESTSPADKVVKKVKKDKKTKKTFFEELAVEDKQAGEEEKLPKEKEQQQQQQQKKKRDARKGRRKKDVDDDGEEKELLERLKKLSVPASDEEDEVPAPVPRGGKKTKGGNVFAALIQDQSEEEEEEEKHPPKPAKPEKNRINKAVSEEQQPGLKGKKEKEEKSKGKAEPQNKFAALDNEEQEEEEEMTQEKEAPKQGKEKARKAEQGSEEEGEEEQEAGESKANDPYAHLSKKEKKKLKKQMEYERQVASLKAASAAENDFSVSQAEVSSRQAMLENASDIKLEKFSISAHGKELFVNADLYIVAGRRYGLVGPNGKGKTTLLKHIANRALSIPPNIDVLLCEQEVVADETPAVQAVLRADTKRVKLLEEERQLQGQLEQGDDTAAERLEKVYEELRAIGAAAAEAKARRILAGLGFDPEMQNRPTQKFSGGWRMRVSLARALFMEPTLLMLDEPTNHLDLNAVIWLNNYLQGWRKTLLIVSHDQGFLDDVCTDIIHLDAQRLHYYRGNYMTFKKMYQQKQKELLKQYEKQEKKLKELKAGGKSTKQAEKQTKEALTRKQQKCRRKNQDEESQEAPELLKRPREYTVRFTFPNPPPLSPPVLGLHGVTFGYEGQKPLFKNLDFGIDMDSRICIVGPNGVGKSTLLLLLTGKLTPTRGEMRKNHRLKIGFFNQQYAEQLRMEETPTEYLQQAFNLPYQDARKCLGRFGLESHAHTIQICKLSGGQKARVVFAELACREPDVLILDEPTNNLDIESIDALGEAINEYKGAVIVVSHDARLITETSCQLWVVEEQSVSQIDGDFEDYKREVLEALGEVVVSRPRE; encoded by the exons ATGCCGAAGGGTCCCAAGCAGCAGCCGCCGGAGCCCGAGTGGATCGGGGACGGAGAGAGCACGAGCCCCGCAG ACAAAGTggtgaagaaagtgaagaaggacaaaaagaccaaaaagaCG TTCTTTGAAGAGCTGGCAGTAGAAGATAAGCAGGCTGGGGAAGAAGAAAAGTTGCCCAAGGagaaggagcagcagcagcagcagcag CAGAAAAAGAAACGAGACGCCCGAAAAGGCCGGCGGAAGAAGGATGTGGATGAcgatggagaagagaaagagctcCTGGAGCGTCTTAAGAAGCTCTCGGTGCCGGCCAGTGACGAGGAGGATGAGG TGCCTGCCCCAGTACCCCGAGGAGGGAAGAAAACCAAG GGTGGTAATGTTTTTGCAGCCCTGATTCAGGACcagagtgaggaagaggaggaggaagaaaaacaccCTCCTAAGCCTGCCAAGCCAGAGAAGAATCGGATCAATAAG GCTGTATCTGAAGAACAACAGCCAGGCCTCAAgggcaaaaaggaaaaggaagagaagtcaAAGGGGAAGGCCGAG CCTCAAAATAAATTTGCCGCTCTGGACAATGAAgagcaagaggaagaagaagaaatgacacAAGAAAAGGAGGCACCCAAGCAAGGGAAGGAGAAGGCCAGGAAGGCAGAGCAG GGttcagaggaagaaggagaagaggagcaAGAAGCAGGGGAGTCTAAGGCCAATGATCCTTATGCTCACCTTagcaaaaaggagaagaaaaagctgaagaaacaG atGGAGTATGAGCGCCAGGTGGCTTCATTAAAAGCAGCCAGTGCTGCCGAGAATGACTTCTCCGTGTCACAAGCGGAGGTGTCCTCCCGCCAGGCCATGTTAGAAAATGCCTCTGACATCAAG CTAGAGAAGTTCAGCATCTCTGCTCACGGCAAGGAGTTATTTGTCAACGCGGACCTGTATATAGTGGCCGGCCGCCGCTATGGGCTAGTGGGACCCAACGG CAAGGGCAAGACCACGCTCCTCAAGCACATTGCCAACCGGGCGCTGAGCATCCCCCCGAACATCGACGTGCTGCTGTGTGAGCAGG AGGTGGTAGCAGATGAAACGCCAGCAGTGCAGGCTGTTCTTCGAGCCGACACCAAGCGAGTAAAGCTGCTGGAAGAGGAGCGACAACTCCAAGGACAGCTGGAGCAGGGGGATGACACAGCCGCCGAGAGGCTAGAGAAG GTGTATGAGGAATTGCGGGCAATCGGGGCGGCCGCTGCAGAGGCCAAAGCCCGGCGGATCTTGGCTGGTCTGGGCTTCGACCCTGAGATGCAGAACCGGCCCACACAGAAGTTCTCGGGGGGCTGGCGCATGCGTGTGTCCCTGGCCAG AGCGCTGTTCATGGAGCCCACACTGCTGATGTTAGATGAGCCCACTAACCACCTGGACCTCAATGCTGTCATCTGGCTCAATAA CTATCTCCAGGGCTGGCGGAAGACGTTGCTCATCGTGTCCCATGACCAGGGCTTCCTGGACGACGTCTGCACCGATATCATCCATCTCGATGCCCAGCGGCTCCATTACTATAGGGGCAATTACA TGACCTTCAAGAAGATGTACCAGCAGAAGCAGAAAGAACTGCTAAAGCAGTATGAGAAGCaggagaaaaagctgaaggagctgAAGGCGGGTGGCAAGTCCACCAAGCAGGCG gaaaagcaaacaaaggaaGCCCTGACTCGGAAGCAGCAGAAGTGCCGCCGGAAGAACCAGGATGAGGAGTCCCAGGAGGCCCCTGAGCTGCTGAAGCGGCCCCGGGAGTACACTGTGCGTTTCACGTTCCCCAACCCGCCGCCGCTCAGCCCGCCTGTGCTGGGCCTGCACG GTGTGACGTTCGGCTATGAGGGGCAGAAACCACTCTTTAAGAATCTGGATTTTGGCATCGACATGGACTCAAGAA TCTGTATCGTGGGCCCTAATGGCGTGGGGAAAAGCACCCTGCTCCTGCTGCTGACAGGCAAGCTGACGCCG ACTCGTGGGGAAATGAGAAAGAACCACCGGCTG AAAATCGGCTTCTTCAACCAGCAGTACGCAGAGCAGCTGCGCATGGAGGAGACGCCCACCGAGTACCTGCAGCAGGCCTTCAACCTGCCCTACCAGGATGCCCGGAAGTGCCTGGGCCGCTTCGGCCTGGAGAGCCATGCGCACACCATCCAGATCTGCAAGCTCTCCG GTGGGCAGAAAGCCCGAGTTGTGTTTGCAGAGCTGGCCTGTCGGGAGCCCGATGTCCTCATCTTG GACGAGCCCACCAATAACTTGGACATCGAGTCGATCGATGCCCTGGGGGAGGCCATCAACGAGTACAAGGGCG CTGTGATCGTCGTCAGCCATGATGCCCGGCTCATCACAGAAACCAGTTGCCAGCTGTGGGTGGTGGAGGAGCAGAGTGTGAGCCAAATCGACGGAGACTTCGAGGACTACAAGCGGGAGGTGTTGGAGGCCCTGGGGGAAGTTGTGGTCAGCCGCCCCCGAGAGTGA
- the ABCF1 gene encoding ATP-binding cassette sub-family F member 1 isoform X1 yields MPKGPKQQPPEPEWIGDGESTSPADKVVKKVKKDKKTKKTFFEELAVEDKQAGEEEKLPKEKEQQQQQQQQKKKRDARKGRRKKDVDDDGEEKELLERLKKLSVPASDEEDEVPAPVPRGGKKTKGGNVFAALIQDQSEEEEEEEKHPPKPAKPEKNRINKAVSEEQQPGLKGKKEKEEKSKGKAEPQNKFAALDNEEQEEEEEMTQEKEAPKQGKEKARKAEQGSEEEGEEEQEAGESKANDPYAHLSKKEKKKLKKQMEYERQVASLKAASAAENDFSVSQAEVSSRQAMLENASDIKLEKFSISAHGKELFVNADLYIVAGRRYGLVGPNGKGKTTLLKHIANRALSIPPNIDVLLCEQEVVADETPAVQAVLRADTKRVKLLEEERQLQGQLEQGDDTAAERLEKVYEELRAIGAAAAEAKARRILAGLGFDPEMQNRPTQKFSGGWRMRVSLARALFMEPTLLMLDEPTNHLDLNAVIWLNNYLQGWRKTLLIVSHDQGFLDDVCTDIIHLDAQRLHYYRGNYMTFKKMYQQKQKELLKQYEKQEKKLKELKAGGKSTKQAEKQTKEALTRKQQKCRRKNQDEESQEAPELLKRPREYTVRFTFPNPPPLSPPVLGLHGVTFGYEGQKPLFKNLDFGIDMDSRICIVGPNGVGKSTLLLLLTGKLTPTRGEMRKNHRLKIGFFNQQYAEQLRMEETPTEYLQQAFNLPYQDARKCLGRFGLESHAHTIQICKLSGGQKARVVFAELACREPDVLILDEPTNNLDIESIDALGEAINEYKGAVIVVSHDARLITETSCQLWVVEEQSVSQIDGDFEDYKREVLEALGEVVVSRPRE; encoded by the exons ATGCCGAAGGGTCCCAAGCAGCAGCCGCCGGAGCCCGAGTGGATCGGGGACGGAGAGAGCACGAGCCCCGCAG ACAAAGTggtgaagaaagtgaagaaggacaaaaagaccaaaaagaCG TTCTTTGAAGAGCTGGCAGTAGAAGATAAGCAGGCTGGGGAAGAAGAAAAGTTGCCCAAGGagaaggagcagcagcagcagcagcag CAGCAGAAAAAGAAACGAGACGCCCGAAAAGGCCGGCGGAAGAAGGATGTGGATGAcgatggagaagagaaagagctcCTGGAGCGTCTTAAGAAGCTCTCGGTGCCGGCCAGTGACGAGGAGGATGAGG TGCCTGCCCCAGTACCCCGAGGAGGGAAGAAAACCAAG GGTGGTAATGTTTTTGCAGCCCTGATTCAGGACcagagtgaggaagaggaggaggaagaaaaacaccCTCCTAAGCCTGCCAAGCCAGAGAAGAATCGGATCAATAAG GCTGTATCTGAAGAACAACAGCCAGGCCTCAAgggcaaaaaggaaaaggaagagaagtcaAAGGGGAAGGCCGAG CCTCAAAATAAATTTGCCGCTCTGGACAATGAAgagcaagaggaagaagaagaaatgacacAAGAAAAGGAGGCACCCAAGCAAGGGAAGGAGAAGGCCAGGAAGGCAGAGCAG GGttcagaggaagaaggagaagaggagcaAGAAGCAGGGGAGTCTAAGGCCAATGATCCTTATGCTCACCTTagcaaaaaggagaagaaaaagctgaagaaacaG atGGAGTATGAGCGCCAGGTGGCTTCATTAAAAGCAGCCAGTGCTGCCGAGAATGACTTCTCCGTGTCACAAGCGGAGGTGTCCTCCCGCCAGGCCATGTTAGAAAATGCCTCTGACATCAAG CTAGAGAAGTTCAGCATCTCTGCTCACGGCAAGGAGTTATTTGTCAACGCGGACCTGTATATAGTGGCCGGCCGCCGCTATGGGCTAGTGGGACCCAACGG CAAGGGCAAGACCACGCTCCTCAAGCACATTGCCAACCGGGCGCTGAGCATCCCCCCGAACATCGACGTGCTGCTGTGTGAGCAGG AGGTGGTAGCAGATGAAACGCCAGCAGTGCAGGCTGTTCTTCGAGCCGACACCAAGCGAGTAAAGCTGCTGGAAGAGGAGCGACAACTCCAAGGACAGCTGGAGCAGGGGGATGACACAGCCGCCGAGAGGCTAGAGAAG GTGTATGAGGAATTGCGGGCAATCGGGGCGGCCGCTGCAGAGGCCAAAGCCCGGCGGATCTTGGCTGGTCTGGGCTTCGACCCTGAGATGCAGAACCGGCCCACACAGAAGTTCTCGGGGGGCTGGCGCATGCGTGTGTCCCTGGCCAG AGCGCTGTTCATGGAGCCCACACTGCTGATGTTAGATGAGCCCACTAACCACCTGGACCTCAATGCTGTCATCTGGCTCAATAA CTATCTCCAGGGCTGGCGGAAGACGTTGCTCATCGTGTCCCATGACCAGGGCTTCCTGGACGACGTCTGCACCGATATCATCCATCTCGATGCCCAGCGGCTCCATTACTATAGGGGCAATTACA TGACCTTCAAGAAGATGTACCAGCAGAAGCAGAAAGAACTGCTAAAGCAGTATGAGAAGCaggagaaaaagctgaaggagctgAAGGCGGGTGGCAAGTCCACCAAGCAGGCG gaaaagcaaacaaaggaaGCCCTGACTCGGAAGCAGCAGAAGTGCCGCCGGAAGAACCAGGATGAGGAGTCCCAGGAGGCCCCTGAGCTGCTGAAGCGGCCCCGGGAGTACACTGTGCGTTTCACGTTCCCCAACCCGCCGCCGCTCAGCCCGCCTGTGCTGGGCCTGCACG GTGTGACGTTCGGCTATGAGGGGCAGAAACCACTCTTTAAGAATCTGGATTTTGGCATCGACATGGACTCAAGAA TCTGTATCGTGGGCCCTAATGGCGTGGGGAAAAGCACCCTGCTCCTGCTGCTGACAGGCAAGCTGACGCCG ACTCGTGGGGAAATGAGAAAGAACCACCGGCTG AAAATCGGCTTCTTCAACCAGCAGTACGCAGAGCAGCTGCGCATGGAGGAGACGCCCACCGAGTACCTGCAGCAGGCCTTCAACCTGCCCTACCAGGATGCCCGGAAGTGCCTGGGCCGCTTCGGCCTGGAGAGCCATGCGCACACCATCCAGATCTGCAAGCTCTCCG GTGGGCAGAAAGCCCGAGTTGTGTTTGCAGAGCTGGCCTGTCGGGAGCCCGATGTCCTCATCTTG GACGAGCCCACCAATAACTTGGACATCGAGTCGATCGATGCCCTGGGGGAGGCCATCAACGAGTACAAGGGCG CTGTGATCGTCGTCAGCCATGATGCCCGGCTCATCACAGAAACCAGTTGCCAGCTGTGGGTGGTGGAGGAGCAGAGTGTGAGCCAAATCGACGGAGACTTCGAGGACTACAAGCGGGAGGTGTTGGAGGCCCTGGGGGAAGTTGTGGTCAGCCGCCCCCGAGAGTGA
- the ABCF1 gene encoding ATP-binding cassette sub-family F member 1 isoform X3, producing MPKGPKQQPPEPEWIGDGESTSPADKVVKKVKKDKKTKKTFFEELAVEDKQAGEEEKLPKEKEQQQQQQKKKRDARKGRRKKDVDDDGEEKELLERLKKLSVPASDEEDEVPAPVPRGGKKTKGGNVFAALIQDQSEEEEEEEKHPPKPAKPEKNRINKAVSEEQQPGLKGKKEKEEKSKGKAEPQNKFAALDNEEQEEEEEMTQEKEAPKQGKEKARKAEQGSEEEGEEEQEAGESKANDPYAHLSKKEKKKLKKQMEYERQVASLKAASAAENDFSVSQAEVSSRQAMLENASDIKLEKFSISAHGKELFVNADLYIVAGRRYGLVGPNGKGKTTLLKHIANRALSIPPNIDVLLCEQEVVADETPAVQAVLRADTKRVKLLEEERQLQGQLEQGDDTAAERLEKVYEELRAIGAAAAEAKARRILAGLGFDPEMQNRPTQKFSGGWRMRVSLARALFMEPTLLMLDEPTNHLDLNAVIWLNNYLQGWRKTLLIVSHDQGFLDDVCTDIIHLDAQRLHYYRGNYMTFKKMYQQKQKELLKQYEKQEKKLKELKAGGKSTKQAEKQTKEALTRKQQKCRRKNQDEESQEAPELLKRPREYTVRFTFPNPPPLSPPVLGLHGVTFGYEGQKPLFKNLDFGIDMDSRICIVGPNGVGKSTLLLLLTGKLTPTRGEMRKNHRLKIGFFNQQYAEQLRMEETPTEYLQQAFNLPYQDARKCLGRFGLESHAHTIQICKLSGGQKARVVFAELACREPDVLILDEPTNNLDIESIDALGEAINEYKGAVIVVSHDARLITETSCQLWVVEEQSVSQIDGDFEDYKREVLEALGEVVVSRPRE from the exons ATGCCGAAGGGTCCCAAGCAGCAGCCGCCGGAGCCCGAGTGGATCGGGGACGGAGAGAGCACGAGCCCCGCAG ACAAAGTggtgaagaaagtgaagaaggacaaaaagaccaaaaagaCG TTCTTTGAAGAGCTGGCAGTAGAAGATAAGCAGGCTGGGGAAGAAGAAAAGTTGCCCAAGGagaaggagcagcagcagcagcagcag AAAAAGAAACGAGACGCCCGAAAAGGCCGGCGGAAGAAGGATGTGGATGAcgatggagaagagaaagagctcCTGGAGCGTCTTAAGAAGCTCTCGGTGCCGGCCAGTGACGAGGAGGATGAGG TGCCTGCCCCAGTACCCCGAGGAGGGAAGAAAACCAAG GGTGGTAATGTTTTTGCAGCCCTGATTCAGGACcagagtgaggaagaggaggaggaagaaaaacaccCTCCTAAGCCTGCCAAGCCAGAGAAGAATCGGATCAATAAG GCTGTATCTGAAGAACAACAGCCAGGCCTCAAgggcaaaaaggaaaaggaagagaagtcaAAGGGGAAGGCCGAG CCTCAAAATAAATTTGCCGCTCTGGACAATGAAgagcaagaggaagaagaagaaatgacacAAGAAAAGGAGGCACCCAAGCAAGGGAAGGAGAAGGCCAGGAAGGCAGAGCAG GGttcagaggaagaaggagaagaggagcaAGAAGCAGGGGAGTCTAAGGCCAATGATCCTTATGCTCACCTTagcaaaaaggagaagaaaaagctgaagaaacaG atGGAGTATGAGCGCCAGGTGGCTTCATTAAAAGCAGCCAGTGCTGCCGAGAATGACTTCTCCGTGTCACAAGCGGAGGTGTCCTCCCGCCAGGCCATGTTAGAAAATGCCTCTGACATCAAG CTAGAGAAGTTCAGCATCTCTGCTCACGGCAAGGAGTTATTTGTCAACGCGGACCTGTATATAGTGGCCGGCCGCCGCTATGGGCTAGTGGGACCCAACGG CAAGGGCAAGACCACGCTCCTCAAGCACATTGCCAACCGGGCGCTGAGCATCCCCCCGAACATCGACGTGCTGCTGTGTGAGCAGG AGGTGGTAGCAGATGAAACGCCAGCAGTGCAGGCTGTTCTTCGAGCCGACACCAAGCGAGTAAAGCTGCTGGAAGAGGAGCGACAACTCCAAGGACAGCTGGAGCAGGGGGATGACACAGCCGCCGAGAGGCTAGAGAAG GTGTATGAGGAATTGCGGGCAATCGGGGCGGCCGCTGCAGAGGCCAAAGCCCGGCGGATCTTGGCTGGTCTGGGCTTCGACCCTGAGATGCAGAACCGGCCCACACAGAAGTTCTCGGGGGGCTGGCGCATGCGTGTGTCCCTGGCCAG AGCGCTGTTCATGGAGCCCACACTGCTGATGTTAGATGAGCCCACTAACCACCTGGACCTCAATGCTGTCATCTGGCTCAATAA CTATCTCCAGGGCTGGCGGAAGACGTTGCTCATCGTGTCCCATGACCAGGGCTTCCTGGACGACGTCTGCACCGATATCATCCATCTCGATGCCCAGCGGCTCCATTACTATAGGGGCAATTACA TGACCTTCAAGAAGATGTACCAGCAGAAGCAGAAAGAACTGCTAAAGCAGTATGAGAAGCaggagaaaaagctgaaggagctgAAGGCGGGTGGCAAGTCCACCAAGCAGGCG gaaaagcaaacaaaggaaGCCCTGACTCGGAAGCAGCAGAAGTGCCGCCGGAAGAACCAGGATGAGGAGTCCCAGGAGGCCCCTGAGCTGCTGAAGCGGCCCCGGGAGTACACTGTGCGTTTCACGTTCCCCAACCCGCCGCCGCTCAGCCCGCCTGTGCTGGGCCTGCACG GTGTGACGTTCGGCTATGAGGGGCAGAAACCACTCTTTAAGAATCTGGATTTTGGCATCGACATGGACTCAAGAA TCTGTATCGTGGGCCCTAATGGCGTGGGGAAAAGCACCCTGCTCCTGCTGCTGACAGGCAAGCTGACGCCG ACTCGTGGGGAAATGAGAAAGAACCACCGGCTG AAAATCGGCTTCTTCAACCAGCAGTACGCAGAGCAGCTGCGCATGGAGGAGACGCCCACCGAGTACCTGCAGCAGGCCTTCAACCTGCCCTACCAGGATGCCCGGAAGTGCCTGGGCCGCTTCGGCCTGGAGAGCCATGCGCACACCATCCAGATCTGCAAGCTCTCCG GTGGGCAGAAAGCCCGAGTTGTGTTTGCAGAGCTGGCCTGTCGGGAGCCCGATGTCCTCATCTTG GACGAGCCCACCAATAACTTGGACATCGAGTCGATCGATGCCCTGGGGGAGGCCATCAACGAGTACAAGGGCG CTGTGATCGTCGTCAGCCATGATGCCCGGCTCATCACAGAAACCAGTTGCCAGCTGTGGGTGGTGGAGGAGCAGAGTGTGAGCCAAATCGACGGAGACTTCGAGGACTACAAGCGGGAGGTGTTGGAGGCCCTGGGGGAAGTTGTGGTCAGCCGCCCCCGAGAGTGA